The Hymenobacter sp. DG01 genome has a segment encoding these proteins:
- a CDS encoding PhzF family phenazine biosynthesis protein gives MSSYPFLLIDAFTETALGGNPCAVVLDADDLTDEQMQRLAQEFNQSETAFVRRSEVAEFGVRYFTPSEEIPLAGHPTIATITALLHTGRLPRPTAENLRLQLELLHGPIAIEVLPPATAQTPPRVLMTQRRPVFGQVHDAAQVLPLFGLTPDDLVPGSVIQTVSTGTPQLMVLVRDAATLRRAHLPNPAALEEYRQHTGFFSSHLFCLEGATPAGTTFARHLCTPPDVLEDAVTGSATGGMAAYLWHYGFLSSPHFIAEQGHWLGRPGTVQVSVHGPREAIEAVQIGGTGVVVLEGLLRL, from the coding sequence ATGTCCTCCTACCCCTTTCTGCTGATAGACGCCTTTACTGAAACTGCCCTGGGCGGCAACCCCTGCGCCGTAGTGCTGGACGCCGACGACCTCACCGACGAGCAGATGCAGCGCCTGGCCCAGGAGTTCAACCAGTCGGAAACGGCCTTTGTGCGGCGCTCGGAGGTAGCCGAGTTTGGGGTGCGCTACTTTACACCCAGCGAGGAGATTCCGCTGGCCGGCCACCCCACCATTGCCACCATCACGGCGCTGCTGCACACGGGCCGCCTACCCCGCCCAACGGCCGAAAACCTCCGGTTGCAGCTGGAGCTGCTGCACGGCCCCATCGCCATTGAGGTCCTACCCCCCGCCACGGCCCAAACCCCGCCCCGCGTCCTGATGACCCAGCGCCGCCCGGTATTTGGGCAGGTGCACGACGCGGCCCAGGTACTGCCCCTGTTTGGCCTTACCCCCGACGACCTGGTGCCGGGCTCCGTAATTCAGACGGTGAGCACGGGCACGCCCCAGCTCATGGTGCTGGTGCGCGACGCGGCTACCCTGCGCCGGGCCCACCTACCCAACCCCGCGGCCCTGGAGGAATACCGGCAGCACACCGGCTTCTTCAGCTCCCATCTGTTTTGCCTGGAAGGGGCCACGCCCGCCGGCACCACCTTTGCCCGCCACCTGTGCACCCCGCCCGATGTGCTCGAAGACGCCGTAACCGGCTCGGCTACCGGCGGCATGGCTGCCTACCTCTGGCACTACGGCTTTCTTAGCAGCCCGCATTTTATAGCTGAGCAGGGTCACTGGCTGGGCCGGCCGGGCACGGTGCAGGTAAGCGTGCATGGCCCCCGCGAGGCCATTGAGGCGGTACAGATAGGGGGCACTGGCGTAGTGGTGCTGGAGGGCCTGCTCCGGCTCTAG
- a CDS encoding membrane-binding protein, which translates to MNHPRFFRCFAGLVLAGWLLLSGSAVAQTSTGQRDVLREITDVVGLKPRFELRATTEVQNAAAVVYGGKRYLLYNPQFVAAVNRAGRTDWAGISILAHEMGHHLNGHTLRAGGSNPADELEADEFSGFVLRKMGASLAQAQAGMAVVSDDEASPTHPGRRTRLTAIGEGWQRANQQIVASTRTAAPSATPAVLADRATAPVRTVATTASPVSVLGKITFRDNPDDPYYITNRLSVVRVDRQDRTAQVVGRLTRSESTNYPYVLVDGQQRRLYISRNGGIYDTSGRQVALLSDPS; encoded by the coding sequence ATGAACCACCCTCGCTTCTTCCGCTGCTTCGCAGGCTTGGTGCTTGCCGGGTGGCTCCTACTCTCCGGCTCAGCCGTGGCGCAAACCTCCACTGGGCAGCGCGACGTGCTTCGCGAAATCACGGATGTAGTGGGGCTTAAGCCGCGCTTTGAGCTGCGCGCCACCACCGAGGTGCAAAACGCTGCGGCCGTGGTATATGGCGGCAAGCGCTACCTCTTATATAACCCGCAGTTTGTAGCGGCGGTAAACCGCGCCGGCCGTACCGACTGGGCTGGCATCAGCATTCTGGCCCACGAAATGGGGCACCACCTCAATGGCCACACCTTGCGCGCCGGGGGCTCTAACCCGGCCGATGAGTTGGAAGCCGACGAGTTTTCGGGGTTTGTGCTGCGGAAAATGGGGGCTAGCCTGGCCCAGGCCCAGGCCGGCATGGCCGTCGTATCCGACGACGAGGCCTCGCCGACTCACCCCGGCCGCCGCACCCGCCTCACGGCCATTGGCGAGGGGTGGCAGCGGGCCAATCAGCAGATTGTAGCCAGCACCCGCACGGCGGCCCCCTCAGCTACCCCCGCCGTGCTGGCTGACCGCGCCACGGCTCCCGTCCGTACGGTGGCTACTACTGCCAGCCCCGTGAGCGTGCTGGGCAAAATCACCTTCCGCGACAACCCCGATGACCCCTATTACATCACCAACCGCCTCAGCGTGGTGCGCGTTGACCGCCAGGACCGCACCGCCCAGGTTGTAGGCCGCCTCACCCGCTCGGAAAGCACCAACTACCCCTACGTGCTGGTAGATGGGCAGCAGCGCCGCCTCTACATCAGCCGCAATGGGGGCATCTATGACACCAGCGGCCGGCAGGTAGCCCTGCTCTCCGATCCGTCGTAG
- the mutM gene encoding DNA-formamidopyrimidine glycosylase yields MPELPEVETYRRFLDEVMLHQSITALEVKDAHVLATDEDTLRRALVGRTVTGTSRLGKNCFLLLSSGQVLVLHFGMTGDVGAYRDEADAPRFTRVAFHLESGLRVAFIDPRKFGRIRLAEGIAQYQQAKKLGPDALDVTAEQLQNKLAKRKTFLKPLLLDQSITAGLGNWIVDEVLFQARLHPERPAHTLTTPEFEDLHGAIQLVLRTAIGHEATYREFPASFLIHAREWDDSATPGTDQHQFCPRHATTKIEKTYVGGRATYTCPHCQQLR; encoded by the coding sequence ATGCCCGAACTACCGGAAGTTGAAACCTACCGCCGCTTTCTGGATGAGGTGATGCTGCACCAATCCATTACGGCCCTTGAAGTAAAAGACGCCCACGTACTGGCCACCGATGAGGATACCCTGCGCCGGGCCCTGGTGGGCCGCACGGTAACCGGTACCAGCCGGCTGGGCAAAAACTGCTTTCTGCTCCTGAGTAGCGGGCAGGTACTGGTGCTGCACTTCGGCATGACCGGCGACGTAGGCGCCTACCGCGACGAGGCCGATGCGCCCCGGTTTACCCGCGTGGCCTTTCACCTGGAGTCGGGGCTGCGGGTGGCGTTTATCGATCCGCGCAAGTTTGGCCGCATCCGGCTGGCCGAAGGCATAGCGCAGTATCAACAGGCGAAAAAGCTGGGCCCCGACGCCCTAGATGTTACCGCCGAGCAACTGCAGAACAAGCTCGCCAAACGCAAAACTTTCCTAAAACCGCTGCTGCTGGACCAGAGCATCACGGCGGGCCTCGGGAATTGGATTGTAGATGAAGTGCTGTTTCAGGCACGCCTGCACCCGGAGCGCCCGGCCCACACCCTGACTACTCCTGAGTTTGAGGACCTGCACGGCGCTATTCAGCTGGTCCTGCGTACGGCCATCGGGCATGAGGCTACCTACCGGGAATTTCCGGCCAGCTTCCTTATTCACGCCCGCGAATGGGACGATTCCGCGACACCCGGCACCGATCAGCACCAGTTCTGTCCGCGGCATGCTACTACTAAAATTGAAAAAACGTATGTCGGTGGACGGGCTACTTATACCTGCCCTCATTGCCAGCAACTCAGGTAA
- a CDS encoding IPT/TIG domain-containing protein — MKKTQLTWQWFTRAGASLLLLLGPAAGVVHAQETCLLEPLPLSQRVAAATLVVEARVTAARSQDEGAHIVTLNELEVYKVFRGALPSGNLTVATAGGTVGLRREQVTNSAQLAIGQQGVFLLVPDARQPGRYRLYAGPQGLISYDLTTATASEPFARYASIAEELYPALEEPAGQAVRAVRPNTALQARLSRAARPAAAPLISSLSPAVITAGTGAVLTIKGSGFGATQGKGLVGFRNADNGGQSFVSPLASEYVSWSDTEIKVRVPSVAEGNGGTAGSGAVLVTNGTSESALSLDNLTIDYARINLDYQSDANSPLRAYPVALAGPDKQGGYTLQYNERFAANTAAKQAFERALLTWRNGVGANRKIASTTTTVNTEDQRDNINLVSFDDAQELDAGVLGVTYSYYAGCSSGGAISWALTGTDYIFDGEQSWQFTSANPGSGQFDFESVALHEQGHGLQLGHIAYY, encoded by the coding sequence ATGAAAAAAACACAATTAACCTGGCAATGGTTCACCCGAGCCGGCGCTAGCCTGCTGCTCCTGCTGGGGCCGGCAGCCGGGGTAGTACACGCCCAGGAAACCTGCCTGCTGGAGCCATTGCCCCTGAGCCAGCGCGTAGCCGCCGCCACGCTGGTAGTGGAAGCCCGCGTAACGGCCGCCCGCAGCCAGGACGAGGGCGCCCACATCGTTACCCTTAACGAGCTGGAAGTTTATAAAGTATTCCGGGGTGCCCTGCCTTCCGGAAACCTGACCGTAGCCACGGCGGGCGGCACGGTGGGGCTGCGCCGGGAGCAGGTTACCAACTCGGCCCAGCTGGCCATAGGGCAGCAGGGCGTGTTTCTGCTGGTGCCCGATGCCCGGCAGCCCGGCCGCTACCGCCTGTACGCCGGCCCGCAGGGGCTCATCAGCTACGATTTAACCACCGCTACCGCCTCCGAGCCGTTCGCGCGGTATGCTTCCATTGCCGAGGAGTTGTACCCAGCCCTGGAAGAACCAGCCGGTCAGGCAGTACGGGCGGTGCGGCCCAACACTGCCCTGCAGGCACGCCTGAGCCGGGCGGCCCGGCCTGCCGCCGCGCCCCTTATCAGCAGCCTGAGCCCGGCCGTTATTACGGCCGGCACAGGGGCGGTACTCACCATCAAAGGGTCGGGGTTTGGGGCCACGCAGGGTAAAGGACTGGTAGGTTTCCGCAACGCCGATAACGGGGGGCAGTCCTTCGTTTCGCCCCTGGCCTCGGAGTACGTAAGCTGGTCGGATACTGAAATTAAGGTGCGCGTGCCCTCGGTGGCCGAAGGCAACGGCGGCACGGCAGGCTCGGGGGCGGTGCTGGTAACCAATGGCACCTCGGAAAGCGCCCTAAGCCTGGACAACCTTACCATTGACTACGCCCGAATTAACCTTGACTATCAGTCGGATGCCAACTCCCCGCTGCGGGCCTACCCCGTCGCACTGGCCGGCCCCGACAAACAAGGGGGCTATACCCTGCAGTACAACGAGCGGTTTGCCGCCAACACGGCCGCTAAGCAGGCCTTCGAGCGGGCCCTGCTCACCTGGCGCAATGGGGTGGGGGCTAACCGCAAAATAGCCTCCACTACTACCACTGTTAACACCGAGGACCAGCGCGACAACATCAACCTGGTTAGCTTTGATGATGCCCAGGAGCTGGACGCCGGGGTGCTGGGGGTAACTTATTCCTACTACGCCGGCTGCAGCAGCGGCGGGGCCATCAGCTGGGCGCTAACCGGTACTGATTACATTTTTGACGGGGAGCAAAGCTGGCAGTTTACGTCGGCCAATCCTGGCAGTGGGCAGTTCGATTTTGAAAGCGTAGCCCTGCACGAGCAAGGCCACGGCCTGCAGCTGGGGCATATTGCATATTATTAA
- a CDS encoding T9SS type A sorting domain-containing protein — protein MHYAIAPASRNRALSLTSDVAGANAETEFSLTAPNCGIGAYSRLAPVPLPVTLVSFGAEVTRAGVQLQWRTSVELNSQFFALEATHDPATAAWEEVVRLPAAGTSTTPRAYTYLDARPLGTLRYYRLRQQDLDGTSHYSEVLTVTPALAEARLMAYPNPFTTELQVQVPAGSAATLRLLDLTGRSVYAQHVPAAQTSLTLTPPALQPGVYLLEWRSGGQVERTRLLKQ, from the coding sequence ATGCACTATGCCATTGCGCCCGCATCCCGGAACCGGGCCCTGAGCCTGACCAGCGACGTAGCCGGTGCCAACGCAGAAACGGAGTTCAGCCTTACGGCTCCCAACTGCGGCATCGGGGCGTACTCCCGGCTGGCGCCGGTACCCCTGCCGGTAACCCTGGTGAGCTTCGGGGCGGAGGTAACGCGGGCCGGTGTACAGCTGCAGTGGCGCACATCGGTGGAGCTAAACAGCCAGTTTTTTGCTCTGGAAGCTACCCATGACCCTGCCACTGCGGCCTGGGAGGAGGTAGTTCGCCTACCTGCCGCCGGCACCAGCACTACCCCCCGCGCCTACACCTACCTCGATGCCCGGCCCCTGGGCACGCTACGCTACTACCGCCTGCGCCAGCAGGACCTGGACGGAACCTCGCATTACTCCGAAGTCCTGACCGTGACCCCTGCGTTGGCCGAGGCCCGGCTGATGGCCTACCCCAACCCGTTCACTACGGAGCTGCAGGTGCAAGTGCCCGCCGGGTCGGCTGCTACCCTGCGCCTGCTCGACCTCACGGGGCGGAGCGTGTACGCGCAGCACGTGCCGGCTGCCCAAACCTCCCTCACGCTTACGCCGCCCGCGCTGCAACCGGGCGTGTATCTGCTGGAGTGGCGGAGCGGCGGCCAGGTAGAGCGTACCCGCCTGCTAAAGCAGTAA